AGAGACAGGGATCTTGCCTGCCAGATGGAGTTCAGGCAAGTGCCCCATATCACCTCCAATGGGGAAGGCCTGCTGCTGGGCAGTTAACTGCCTGATGAGCAGTTAACCTTGTGGGCCTTCCCCAGGATTTAGGACCCCAGGGttgttttttcatgggatgtgagtgtcattggtaagaccagcatttgttgcccatcctgaattgcttctgaactgagtggtttgctttaCCATCTCagaggacagttcagagtcaaccacatggctatgGGTtccgagtcacatgtaggtcagaccaggtaatgttggcagatttccttccttaatggatattagtgaaccagacgagttttttttaatgacaatcggtGATTGTTTCATGGCTttcattactgaaactagctttccaTTCCAGATTTGTTATTAAccgaattccaattccaccagctgctgtggtgggatttgaaccccgaaCCTCCGAggattagcctgggcttctgggtTACTATTCCAGTGATGTtaacactatgccaccatctcccctaagTCCTGCAGAGAACTTCCAGCCAATCAcaggccagcagctctccattgCTGCCAGTCCCATCAGGAGCATTGGCAGCTGCTGGCAATGCACAAGGCCACAAATGAGTGAGCTAAGGATGAGTGTTGTGGTAGGGGGGTCTATGACTTGGGGGATGTTGGATAAAAGGCTatggtggctgactcttaacagcaaccccccccccccccccccccccaatcccattgCTGGGTCCTGCAATCCGAAGAGTGCCTTTGAAGTAGACTATTCTCATGGTAGGTTTGCTTTTCAGGTTTCCCATGCAGCACCTTCTCCCACTTATGAATACCAGTGGCagcgggatgaggcccttaagtgggcattaattgctcTGGAGGGTCACTGTACAGTGATCAGGATTGAACATCCAAGCCAGCATCTCCAATGATAATTCTTCCGTGAGGGATGCTGATACCAGTTACATCAGCCACACCACTTCCAGTTAACTTAACACAAACATCAGGATGATATTTTCCGGCTTTTCTCActggtgagatcttctggtcccgccaatagCAAACCTCTACCATGGGTTTCCTGGGAAACCCCTTAGACAGCGGCAGGATCAGAGGATCCTGCCACCAACCAATAGcaggctgcctctgctgctgtgaAACATGTCATGTGCTGCACAAAAATTGATCACTGTTAATTTATATTGATCAGGAGAAATGACTTAATGTACACTGAGCAACAAGTTTTCCCAGTACTGAACTGTAGAATACTTTATACCTGCAGTAATAATGCATGTTTCTGTGCATATGTCCTTCTACATCCatgacttggattgcattgctaaTTAGATCTGCCCTGATGAATGCTATCAAAAAATGGATAAAACCAAAATAGGCAATAAATTGAAGCCCTGTAGAGGAGCAATTGACCAGGTATTAATCTAATTATCAGTCAAATAATATGCAAACTgatgtttcattgtcatcatgtCACATGATTCAGTTTTTGTTTttttacattttgatttgatattgtcacatgtattaacatatagtgaaaagtattgtttcttgcgcgctatacagacaaagcataccattcatagagaaagaaacaagagagtgcagaatgtagtgttacaatcatagctagggtgtagatgaggatcagcttaatgcaaggtaagtccattcaaaaatctgacagcagcagggaagaagctgttcttgagtcggttggtacgtggcctcagacttctgtatctttttcccaacgaaagaaggtggaagagagaatgtccggggtgcatggggtccttagttatgctggctgctttgctgaggcagcggcaagtgtagacagcgtcaatggatgggaggctggtttgcgtgatggattgggcttcattcaagaccttttgtagttccttatgggcagagcaggagccataccaagctatgatacaatcagaaagaatgctttttatggtgtatctgtaaaagttgatgagagtcgtagctgacatgccaaatttccttagtcttctgaggaggtagaggcgttggtgggctttcttaactgtagtgtcggcatgggggactagaacaggttgttggcgctctggacacctaaaaatttgaagctctcgaccctttctacttcgtccccattgatgtagacaggggcgtgttctcctttatgcttcctgaagtcgatgacaatctcctttgttttgttgacattgagggagagattattgttgccgcaccagttcagcagattttctatctcattcctgtactctgtctcattgtttgagatgcgacctactacagtggtgtcgtcagcaaacttgaaaatcgaattggaggagaatttggccacacagtcatagatgtataaggagtatagtaggggctgagaacacagctttgtggggcaccagtgttgaggatgatcgtggaggaggtgttgttgcctatccttactgattgtggtctatgagttaggaagttcgggatccaatcacagagggaggtaccgaggcccaggccacggagtttggagatgagtttcatgggaataatagtgttgaaggctgagctatagtcaataaatagagtctgacataggtgtccttgttacctaggtgttccaaggttgagtgcagggccagggagatagcttctgcggtaggcaaactggagtggatccaggtagtccgggaggcggGAATTGATTCGTtcaatgactagcctttcgaagcacatcTGGATTTGAATAGCCATATGGCACATTTGTTCACCAATATTCATTTAAAATCACTTTTGTATTTTCAACAGGAAAAAAGTGCACTTATGGGCATAAATGTAAGTACTACCATCCAGAACGAGGTACTCAGCCGCAACGTTCTGTGGCTGATGAACTCCGTGCTAGTGCAAAAAATTCAATAATGAAAACCGCTaatgaaggaggcttggtgaaaaGCAACAGTGTTCCAACTAATATCAAAATTGAGGGTATGTTTGATGTCAAATGTACTGCTCCTAAAAGACCATCAGATCCAAGTATACAATCACCTCTTTATAACGAGGTTGAAGAGAAACTCAGCAACAAAACCAGATTGGAAGCTAGGTCTGTACCGTCGCTTATTGGTGCATCAAATTCTTCAGCTGCAAAAGTCCAAGGTAGTGCAGTATCAGGTTCTGGGATGCACCTTTTGACACGAGAACAAGGAGTGCCAGTACAGTACTCGCCAATTCTGGTGAATAATAGCCGTGGAACACACAAATCCTATAACCAGCATCCAAAATGTGACTCTCCTGTTGATGGAGGATATTATTCCATGATGAATCCGTATCATAACCTTGGTGTATCTGGCACACACAGCCCTGACCAGTTTTCAGTTGATAAAGAATACGGACTAAACCATGTAGGTTCTGATTGTAGCAGTGAAAGTAGTATCAGCTGTGGTAGCAGTGATTCATATATTGGTTATAATGAACGAGCCTACCTAAGTTCTCCAGTTACAGTGCTTGAGGAAAACCTTAAATGTCACCAATATCACAGTCGACATCAGCCCTTTCTTCATGGTTATCATGATACTTTAACAAGAGTACAAAGTTATGGTCAAGAAGATCAAACTTCACTGCATAAAACTTCAGTCTCTCATATGGCATCACATTTACAGCACCCAGTAATTGGAGCTCGCTCTAGTTGTCCTGGTGAATATCGCCCTGTACCTCACAATGCTCAGCATCCACAGAACATGCACATGGGAAGAGCTTTAGGAACAACAAGGATAGAAAGCTTTTCAGATTCACGTTTGTATGAAAACCCACCGGTGAGGCAAAGAAAACCTTACATAAGTCAGGAAGCATTTGCCAATTGGAACAGACTCGGCTATGGTATGGATAGTTATGGTTATGCACAAGGATTTTCATTACCAAATAATCCAACTCAGCCTTGTTATGATCAGTTTACATTCCAAAGCCTACCTGAAAAAAGGGAGCAGACCTGGAGGATGCCATGGAGTGGGCTCCCTCCTGAGCCTCCAAATCCACAAAGATTACAGGATGCCCGTGACAAGATCTTCGTAAATCTGTGCAACATATTTCCTGCTGACCTTGTGCAGATGGTGATGAAAAGGAATCCTCATATGATTGATGCCCAGCAACTTGCTGCAGCTATTCTAGCAGAAAAATCAAAACTGGGTTATTGAATTGAAAAGCATCATTTTGGTGTTCTTATTTCTTAGCCCAAATGCTGAGGTAGCTTGCATTTGAGTTTCTTCAAACAAGGAGATAACATAAGAGTATACAGTGTAAAGAATTACCCTCTACAAAGGTATATTTTTGTGTATTTCTATCAACTTTTAGAATTGTGTTATTTAAGGCTGCAGTTTGCTATAGGAAACATGAAATGTATATGCTAACgcacctttttaaaattttaatactGGCAAGATATGATCTATTGTCTCCATAATATATTGCAGCTTTAACCTGAAGATATAAGTAGGAAGTTTGATGTTTTTCTCAAAACAATACATTTAGTGACTTATGTCACTTTTTCTTTAGCATTTTGAGAACATATTGGTGGTAAAGGTGTGCAAATACAGATTTCAGCCTTCCCACTAATTGAATAGTATGATTCAAAGTGCAGCTGCCCTTTAACTAATGGCCATTACTAGCTGAGCAGAAGTAACAGTTATTATTTGAGGATATATATTGGTACTGTGCTAAGTTTTGAGGttgcaataaaaaaaacctttaatTTAGTTTAAGCATTTCAAAATATATTGTATACTGATTTTTAATAATGCACTCAGGCTATGATATTATGAACAGGCCTGATTTATCTTgccacattttttttaaaaggtagaAACAAACATTGTTTAGTTTCAATGAGTTTTTTCTGGTATTTTTAATGGACTTTGCCAGCTTCAGTGTCATATTTGTCCTACAAGGAATCTTCTTAGCTACTCATTCTGTTTAGCTGTTGAGTGCATTGCAACTTTAAGCAAAGTCCTAAATGGCCAGAAATGACCATTCGTTGTTGATACAAATTGtatctttaaaataaaatctacaGTACAGTTTTAAATTTATATTTAGTAATACTGTAAATACACAAACTTGTGTAAATGTGATTAGGGACCATTTGGGCAACATTTTACCAGATCCTTGAAATTAAGCTTCAGTTTGCAGAATTTTTGTATTATTGCTTTTCATTGGTTGGAAAACATTCAAGTTTGGACACAATGCCTCCTGGGTAGCAAAAATGCTTCACTTCTGTAACGAGAAGCAGAAGCAGAATCAGTAAAGAAATGGGATCAGtgcctttttaaaatatatatatttatatataatatatatatcttGGGTATAACAATTGTAAAAGTAATTCATTTTTTCTTTCCACTGGTTTTGGGTAACTCTGTAGTTACAGCTTCAAGTTTTAGCACTGACTAACTGATCCATCAGCTGAACTTGTAATGTGCCTTTTCTCTTCATGGCTTGGCTGCAAGATGGGATGTCGTCCTGTGGAGGATTGCTTGGTATAGCTGCTATCATGTTACTCTTTACAAAACATGGATTACCTGTTAGCTAAAGATATGCTTGTGAACGATGGAGAATAACATAAATTGAACAATGATTTCAACTGAAGGTGATAGGATGAGCTTGATTTTAGGAAAATGAATGGTAAGCCAAAGTACTGGAaaggaaataaaattgaaaaccTAACAAAACTCTACCATGATAGTGGTCC
The sequence above is drawn from the Mustelus asterias chromosome 10, sMusAst1.hap1.1, whole genome shotgun sequence genome and encodes:
- the LOC144499724 gene encoding putative ribonuclease ZC3H12C isoform X2; protein product: MGLNDHSVHENSIVLGLLHLNVESTDRPLNVITSWPMVEKTAMDKGYSSTENVGEWLVQDTDNSDSDSELEHLGIAMLETGPLKKTHRQLCRSPGLESNLLKCNEVLQDFKIDAETKPKEDLRPTDEDKEYQTKMEFALKLGYSEEQVQLVLTKLGTDALPNDILGELVKLGNKLDSDASCGTNNPGTMTPRDTASTDSQRSDSPVEELVDDGDNLKPVVIDGSNVAMSHGNKEVFSCRGIKLAVDWFLERSHKDITVFVPAWRKEQSRPDALITDQEILRKLEKDKILVFTPSRRVQGRRVVCYDDRFIVKLAYESDGIIVSNDNYRDLQNEKPEWKKFIDERLLMYSFVNDKFMPPDDPLGRHGPSLDNFLRKRPVMPEHKKQPCPYGKKCTYGHKCKYYHPERGTQPQRSVADELRASAKNSIMKTANEGGLVKSNSVPTNIKIEGMFDVKCTAPKRPSDPSIQSPLYNEVEEKLSNKTRLEARSVPSLIGASNSSAAKVQGSAVSGSGMHLLTREQGVPVQYSPILVNNSRGTHKSYNQHPKCDSPVDGGYYSMMNPYHNLGVSGTHSPDQFSVDKEYGLNHVGSDCSSESSISCGSSDSYIGYNERAYLSSPVTVLEENLKCHQYHSRHQPFLHGYHDTLTRVQSYGQEDQTSLHKTSVSHMASHLQHPVIGARSSCPGEYRPVPHNAQHPQNMHMGRALGTTRIESFSDSRLYENPPVRQRKPYISQEAFANWNRLGYGMDSYGYAQGFSLPNNPTQPCYDQFTFQSLPEKREQTWRMPWSGLPPEPPNPQRLQDARDKIFVNLCNIFPADLVQMVMKRNPHMIDAQQLAAAILAEKSKLGY
- the LOC144499724 gene encoding putative ribonuclease ZC3H12C isoform X1; protein product: MRNQQSRSQKHSLLCIQTHTTPGLTPHTCNKLMGLNDHSVHENSIVLGLLHLNVESTDRPLNVITSWPMVEKTAMDKGYSSTENVGEWLVQDTDNSDSDSELEHLGIAMLETGPLKKTHRQLCRSPGLESNLLKCNEVLQDFKIDAETKPKEDLRPTDEDKEYQTKMEFALKLGYSEEQVQLVLTKLGTDALPNDILGELVKLGNKLDSDASCGTNNPGTMTPRDTASTDSQRSDSPVEELVDDGDNLKPVVIDGSNVAMSHGNKEVFSCRGIKLAVDWFLERSHKDITVFVPAWRKEQSRPDALITDQEILRKLEKDKILVFTPSRRVQGRRVVCYDDRFIVKLAYESDGIIVSNDNYRDLQNEKPEWKKFIDERLLMYSFVNDKFMPPDDPLGRHGPSLDNFLRKRPVMPEHKKQPCPYGKKCTYGHKCKYYHPERGTQPQRSVADELRASAKNSIMKTANEGGLVKSNSVPTNIKIEGMFDVKCTAPKRPSDPSIQSPLYNEVEEKLSNKTRLEARSVPSLIGASNSSAAKVQGSAVSGSGMHLLTREQGVPVQYSPILVNNSRGTHKSYNQHPKCDSPVDGGYYSMMNPYHNLGVSGTHSPDQFSVDKEYGLNHVGSDCSSESSISCGSSDSYIGYNERAYLSSPVTVLEENLKCHQYHSRHQPFLHGYHDTLTRVQSYGQEDQTSLHKTSVSHMASHLQHPVIGARSSCPGEYRPVPHNAQHPQNMHMGRALGTTRIESFSDSRLYENPPVRQRKPYISQEAFANWNRLGYGMDSYGYAQGFSLPNNPTQPCYDQFTFQSLPEKREQTWRMPWSGLPPEPPNPQRLQDARDKIFVNLCNIFPADLVQMVMKRNPHMIDAQQLAAAILAEKSKLGY